GCCTCGGAACGCACCAAGTCAGCACCGGGGAGGGACTCCACCTGCGGAGGAGCCCCCCCACGTTTGGCCTTCTgtatgttattatatatagacAAGGACTGCGAAATTAAGCTGCTAATGTTGTTCAGATCGGCCGGAATAATAACAGTGTTATTGTTTTTGCAAATGTTAGAGAAAACGTCAATGTACTGCTCAGCTAGGAGAAGAGACATTGCACTGTTAGAGTCtagctttttaattttatttgaaataatttctaTAGCTTCCGCAGTAGCATCTGCCTTGGCTTTGATTGCGAAAGATTGTCCCTCTGCTATCAGAATggacttctttttctttccaatGGCAATATTAATTTCGCTCTCCCTTTCTCCCTCACTTTGCAAAATCTCCGCTCTCTTCCTTCGTTCCGCTTCCGCCTGCTTCTCCATGGCATTCTTAATGTTGACGGGGAGGATGATATCCCTAATTTCATACCGCATGCATTTGATTCCCCAGTTTTTTGCTGACTCGTTAATAgctttaacaattttttcatttagaTTATCTCTCTCTAGGAAAGTGGCGTCTAGGGTTAGCTTCCCTAACTCTGATCGCATGGTAACTTGGGCTAACTGGGTCACTGCGAAAACGGCGTCTTCAATTCCGTAGGAAGAGTTATATGGGTTATCGCATTTTATGTAGAGCACCCCATCTATGTTAAGAGTCACATTGTCCTTAGTGATGGCCGTTTGGTTTGGAATGGTTATCGTTTCCTCCTTTAGAGAAAATACGTAGGCTATTTTGTCTATGAAGGGGATGATAAAGTGTATCCCTGCCAGCAAGGtctttttgtatttccccAGACGCTCAATTATGTAGGCTGTTTGTTGTGGTATAATTACAACCCCTAGATtgttccaaatttttttattatattttttcccatcgcTGCTCGTGTAGTAGGTGCACCTGCGTTGGTTCAGTAGCGCTGTTGAAGGCGTAGTTGCGATTGCTCCACTGGGTACGCCTCTTCCAATGGCTTCCATGGTAGCAACTATCCCCTGCGTGTAGAAGCTTCTTGCCATGGTCAGCTTCCTCTGGCTATCCCTCCCCCACGGGCGGCTTCGCAGGAGGGCCTTCCCCCAGCCCCCTCCATTCGGCGCCATCATTTTCGTCGCCAAGTCAGCTCGCCCCCGGATAGCTTACCCGCGGGCATagattcacaaaaaaaaaaaaaaaggcccgTCCCTGCAACTTCTCAGCGAGTAATTTGCGCTAACTCGGAGTTTGCATCCGATCTGTTTGACGCTTCGCATGGTAGGGGTCAGCTCGTCGTTCGCTCAATTGCTTATTcgccttttcgttttttttttttttttttttttttggggtcaATTGCATCCCAGTGCGCGTACAGCGGATAACCCGTGTGGTATAGAAAACGGTTTGAAGCTTCTACCGGTGTATCCATTTAGGGTGCTCGGCTTGGCGCTCCCACCGGTGTATCCATTTAGGGTGCTCGGCTTGGCGCTTCCACCGGTGTATCCATTTAGGATGCTTGCCTTGGCGCTTCCACCGGTGTATCCATTTAGGATGCTTGCCTTGGCGCTTCCACCGGTGTATCCATTTAGGATGCTTGCCTTGGCGCTCCCACCAGCGGAGTGCGGAGGGGGCTCTCTTCCCAATTGCACGCgtgtagaagcggtgagCGCATGCGGTGAGTGGTATGCGTATGCGTCACGCGAACAGTCGATGCAGATGCGCACGCgcgtgtgcacatatgcgtGGT
Above is a window of Plasmodium vivax chromosome 8, whole genome shotgun sequence DNA encoding:
- a CDS encoding stomatin-like protein, putative (encoded by transcript PVX_095325A), whose translation is MARSFYTQGIVATMEAIGRGVPSGAIATTPSTALLNQRRCTYYTSSDGKKYNKKIWNNLGVVIIPQQTAYIIERLGKYKKTLLAGIHFIIPFIDKIAYVFSLKEETITIPNQTAITKDNVTLNIDGVLYIKCDNPYNSSYGIEDAVFAVTQLAQVTMRSELGKLTLDATFLERDNLNEKIVKAINESAKNWGIKCMRYEIRDIILPVNIKNAMEKQAEAERRKRAEILQSEGERESEINIAIGKKKKSILIAEGQSFAIKAKADATAEAIEIISNKIKKLDSNSAMSLLLAEQYIDVFSNICKNNNTVIIPADLNNISSLISQSLSIYNNIQKAKRGGAPPQVESLPGADLVRSEAKD